In Nocardia asteroides, the following proteins share a genomic window:
- a CDS encoding SDR family NAD(P)-dependent oxidoreductase, whose product MSVSKTVVVTGASSGIGRDVARALVARGDAVVLGGRDADKLAEVAAELAAPDLVATVAGDIGSPATGAAYVAAALDRFGRVDALVNSAGVFGATPFVDVTEAELDRYLGGNLKGTYFTTQAVVRQLLAQGTGGSIVNIGTVLIDHAMTGLPASAALISKGGVHALTTSLAAELAPARIRVNAVAPGIIRTPLFGDGDERAAAGAALLGRIGEVADTTAAVLYLADAEFVTGHILPVDGGFISGRAA is encoded by the coding sequence ATGTCTGTCTCGAAGACGGTCGTCGTGACCGGCGCGTCCAGCGGCATCGGTCGCGATGTGGCCCGTGCGCTCGTCGCCCGCGGTGACGCGGTGGTGCTCGGCGGCCGCGACGCGGACAAGCTCGCCGAGGTCGCCGCGGAGCTGGCGGCACCGGACCTGGTGGCCACCGTCGCCGGCGACATCGGCTCGCCCGCCACCGGCGCGGCCTACGTCGCCGCCGCCCTCGACCGCTTCGGCCGGGTCGATGCGCTGGTCAACAGTGCGGGAGTGTTCGGCGCGACGCCGTTCGTCGACGTCACCGAGGCCGAGCTCGACCGCTACCTCGGCGGCAACCTCAAGGGCACCTACTTCACCACCCAGGCCGTCGTGCGGCAGCTGCTGGCGCAGGGCACCGGCGGCAGCATCGTCAATATCGGCACCGTGCTGATCGATCACGCGATGACCGGCCTGCCCGCGTCGGCCGCGCTGATCAGTAAGGGCGGCGTGCACGCGCTGACCACCAGCCTGGCTGCCGAGCTCGCCCCGGCCCGGATCCGGGTCAACGCGGTGGCCCCCGGCATCATCCGCACCCCGCTGTTCGGTGACGGCGACGAGCGCGCGGCCGCGGGCGCGGCGCTGCTCGGCCGCATCGGCGAGGTCGCCGACACCACCGCGGCGGTGCTGTACCTGGCCGACGCCGAGTTCGTCACCGGCCACATTCTCCCCGTCGACGGCGGGTTCATTTCGGGTAGAGCGGCGTAG
- a CDS encoding TetR/AcrR family transcriptional regulator: protein MARPRRSDDTRALLIEEGAASLLSTGYHGTGIKQVLDKVGVPKGSFYNYFDSKESFAHAVIDHHSVCVQRTMAATFGGAPDALTGLRRFFARLTEEFVAADYTGGCLIANLGGELEGSEVLRTALSDAWASWRDGVAAALRTAQAEGTVRADLDAVDLADLLLESWEGAVIRMKIDRTVAPLDKCLRRLLDDYFRPDRAVVVS, encoded by the coding sequence ATGGCACGACCACGGCGCAGCGACGACACGCGGGCCCTGCTCATCGAGGAGGGCGCGGCGAGCCTGCTGTCCACCGGGTACCACGGCACCGGGATCAAACAGGTCCTCGACAAGGTCGGGGTGCCGAAGGGGTCGTTCTACAACTACTTCGACAGCAAGGAGAGCTTCGCGCACGCGGTGATCGACCATCACTCGGTGTGTGTGCAGCGCACCATGGCGGCCACGTTCGGCGGTGCGCCGGACGCGCTCACGGGGCTGCGCCGGTTCTTCGCCCGCCTGACCGAGGAGTTCGTGGCCGCCGACTACACCGGCGGCTGCCTGATCGCCAATCTCGGCGGTGAGCTCGAGGGCAGCGAGGTGCTGCGCACCGCCCTGTCCGACGCGTGGGCCTCCTGGCGCGACGGCGTGGCCGCCGCGTTGCGCACCGCCCAGGCCGAGGGGACGGTCCGCGCCGACCTCGATGCCGTCGACCTGGCCGACCTGCTGCTCGAATCCTGGGAGGGCGCGGTCATCCGGATGAAGATCGACCGCACCGTCGCGCCGCTGGACAAGTGCCTGCGGCGGCTGCTCGACGACTATTTCCGCCCGGATCGTGCCGTCGTCGTGTCCTGA
- a CDS encoding energy-coupling factor transporter transmembrane component T family protein gives MIGLYCPGDSPLHRLPAGVKLAALVLAILGMTVFVRDPLGVGVAVLAVTCLYALARVSWRIAVAQLRPVLWMTLIIAVFQLLTTSPTRAVVVCGVLLVSVALAALVTVTTRVTDMLDALIRALGPLRRFGVNPERVGLLLALAIRCVPLLAQIVHEVAEARRARGVSWSATALVTPVLVRALRTADAMGEALAARGVDDD, from the coding sequence ATGATCGGCCTGTACTGCCCCGGCGACTCCCCGCTGCACCGGCTGCCCGCCGGGGTGAAGCTGGCGGCGCTGGTGCTCGCGATCCTCGGCATGACGGTGTTCGTGCGCGATCCACTCGGCGTCGGGGTCGCGGTGCTGGCGGTGACCTGTCTGTACGCGCTGGCTCGGGTCTCGTGGCGGATCGCCGTCGCCCAGCTGCGGCCCGTGCTCTGGATGACGCTGATCATCGCGGTGTTCCAGCTGCTCACCACCTCGCCGACCCGGGCCGTGGTGGTCTGTGGGGTGCTGCTGGTCTCGGTGGCGCTGGCCGCGCTGGTGACGGTGACGACCCGGGTCACCGACATGCTCGACGCCCTCATCCGGGCGCTGGGCCCGCTGCGCCGGTTCGGGGTGAACCCGGAGCGGGTCGGCCTGCTGCTGGCGCTGGCGATCCGGTGCGTGCCGCTGCTGGCGCAGATCGTGCACGAGGTCGCCGAGGCGCGGCGGGCCCGCGGGGTGTCCTGGTCGGCGACCGCGCTGGTCACGCCGGTGCTGGTGCGGGCCCTGCGCACGGCCGACGCCATGGGGGAGGCCCTCGCGGCGCGGGGCGTGGACGACGACTGA
- a CDS encoding energy-coupling factor ABC transporter ATP-binding protein — protein sequence MSEFVVDTVGHRFGERTVLREVDLRLTERRIGLIGANGSGKSTLARMLNGLLAPTSGTVTVDGIDAARKGAQVRRKVGFVFTDPDTQIVMPTVAEDLAFSLRRSGLSRAEIAARVGEMLDRFGLGAHADHPAHLLSGGQKQLLAIGSALIREPEVIVADEPTTLLDLRNARRVSEALNALEQQVIVVTHQLGLLDGFDRVVVLDQGRVVADGTPAEAVDSYRRLVE from the coding sequence GTGAGTGAATTCGTTGTCGACACGGTCGGGCATCGCTTCGGTGAACGGACCGTGTTGCGGGAGGTCGACCTGCGGCTGACCGAGCGGCGCATCGGCCTGATCGGTGCCAACGGGTCGGGCAAGTCCACCCTGGCCCGCATGCTCAACGGACTGCTGGCTCCCACCTCGGGCACCGTGACCGTCGACGGGATCGACGCCGCCCGCAAGGGCGCGCAGGTACGGCGCAAGGTCGGCTTCGTGTTCACCGATCCCGACACCCAGATCGTGATGCCGACGGTGGCCGAGGATCTGGCGTTCTCGCTGCGGCGCAGCGGACTGAGCCGCGCCGAAATCGCCGCCAGGGTGGGGGAGATGCTCGACCGGTTCGGTCTCGGCGCGCACGCCGACCATCCCGCGCATCTGCTCTCGGGCGGCCAGAAGCAGTTGCTCGCGATCGGCTCGGCGCTGATCCGTGAACCCGAGGTCATCGTCGCCGACGAGCCCACCACCCTGCTCGACCTGCGCAACGCCCGCCGCGTGTCGGAGGCGCTGAACGCGCTGGAGCAGCAGGTGATCGTGGTGACCCATCAGCTCGGGCTGCTCGACGGCTTCGACCGGGTGGTGGTGCTGGACCAGGGGCGCGTGGTGGCCGACGGTACCCCGGCCGAGGCGGTCGACAGCTATCGCCGACTGGTCGAATGA